One Triticum dicoccoides isolate Atlit2015 ecotype Zavitan chromosome 4B, WEW_v2.0, whole genome shotgun sequence genomic window carries:
- the LOC119291955 gene encoding scarecrow-like protein 33 translates to MAATPEELLGLAEPAPLSPSVFLDLPPTTHGDSQNDMALEYISRMLTEEDIVDKFFYHYPDHPKLLQAEQPFAEILANTSPAADQESFADSTSILMPSQGNDTDVMVSGYQVQDPAFFLNDTGTVEPNGMVVFPSESSTSMEFFKGMEEANRFLPADNVMVDGRGRKKRPGMDGETEAGLGRSSKQIMVVLHSATALEEEEEEEEAEATALEMLDRLILNGYEACPSEMQEVVRVTWEDKEDKAARQSISRRGRRGARHTVVTDLETLLVRCAEAVASNDVCGASKLLERIKYHSSPTGDARQRLAHYFAQGLEARLAGTGSRLYRSLMGKRTSAVELIRAYHVHTAASCSIKVGLLFSTHTIYKAVAGRRKLHIVHYGISTGIQWPDLLRLLANREGGPPQVKITGINTPQPGPCPAALMEEAGHRLNNYASQFGVPFEFRAIASKLEDVRAEDLHINPDEVLVVSSLYEFRTLMDESLTSDMLSPRDMVLNTIRKMRPSVFVSSVVNGPYSAAFFMTRFRHALYYFTALFDVMETTIPRDSDKRLLVERDIFARSAINRIACEGADRVERPQNYKEWQTRNQRAGLRQLPLDPDIVLMLKDEVKNRYHKHFMICEDHRWLLQGWKGRVLYAHSTWAAGDPTGSLV, encoded by the coding sequence ATGGCTGCCACACCGGAGGAGTTGTTGGGCCTCGCCGAGCCTGCACCACTGTCCCCCTCCGTCTTCCTCGACCTTCCTCCGACGACCCATGGTGACTCACAGAATGACATGGCCCTGGAATACATTTCGCGCAtgctcacggaggaggacatcgtcGACAAGTTCTTCTACCACTACCCTGACCACCCGAAGCTCCTGCAGGCGGAGCAGCCCTTCGCCGAGATCCTCGCCAACACCTCACCCGCCGCCGACCAGGAGTCCTTTGCCGACTCCACCTCCATCTTGATGCCCAGCCAAGGAAACGACACAGACGTCATGGTTTCTGGGTACCAGGTACAGGATCCAGCCTTCTTCTTGAATGACACAGGCACGGTGGAGCCCAATGGTATGGTGGTGTTTCCCAGCGAGAGCAGCACCAGCATGGAATTCTTCAAAGGCATGGAGGAGGCCAACAGGTTCTTGCCCGCAGACAATGTGATGGTGGATGGTAGGGGGCGTAAGAAGAGACCTGGCATGGATGGTGAGACGGAGGCAGGCTTGGGCAGGAGCAGCAAGCAAATAATGGTGGTGCTGCATAGTGCCActgccttggaggaggaggaggaggaggaggaggcggaagccaCCGCGTTGGAGATGTTGGACCGGCTCATCCTCAACGGCTACGAAGCGTGCCCGAGCGAGATGCAGGAGGTAGTACGTGTCACCTGGGAAGACAAGGAGGACAAGGCAGCACGGCAGAGCATCTCCAGGCGTGGGAGGCGCGGGGCGAGGCACACGGTGGTGACTGACCTAGAGACTCTGCTGGTCCGCTGTGCAGAAGCAGTGGCCAGCAACGACGTGTGCGGCGCGAGCAAGCTGCTGGAGCGGATCAAGTATCACTCATCGCCGACAGGGGACGCCAGGCAGCGGCTGGCGCACTACTTCGCCCAGGGGCTGGAGGCACGGCTGGCTGGCACGGGGAGCCGACTGTACCGATCGCTCATGGGGAAGCGCACCTCAGCCGTGGAGCTCATCAGGGCCTACCATGTGCACACGGCCGCGAGCTGTTCGATCAAGGTGGGGTTGCTCTTCTCCACCCACACCATCTACAAGGCCGTTGCAGGGAGGAGGAAACTGCACATTGTGCACTACGGCATCAGCACCGGGATTCAGTGGCCGGACTTGCTCCGGTTACTGGCGAATAGGGAGGGTGGGCCACCACAAGTGAAGATCACCGGCATCAACACCCCTCAGCCCGGGCCCTGTCCGGCTGCTCTAATGGAGGAGGCAGGGCACCGGCTCAACAATTACGCGAGCCAGTTCGGCGTGCCATTCGAGTTCCGCGCCATCGCATCCAAGCTTGAGGATGTCCGGGCTGAGGACCTGCACATCAATCCAGATGAGGTCCTGGTGGTGAGCAGCCTATACGAGTTCAGGACCTTGATGGACGAGAGCCTCACCTCTGACATGCTAAGCCCAAGGGACATGGTACTCAACACTATCAGGAAGATGAGGCCGTCTGTGTTCGTCAGTTCCGTCGTCAATGGACCATACAGCGCGGCCTTCTTTATGACGCGGTTCCGCCATGCGCTCTACTACTTCACGGCATTGTTCGATGTCATGGAGACCACCATTCCACGGGACAGCGACAAGAGACTTCTGGTGGAGCGGGACATATTTGCACGGTCCGCCATAAACAGGATCGCATGCGAAGGCGCAGACCGGGTGGAGCGCCCTCAGAACTACAAGGAGTGGCAGACGCGGAACCAGCGAGCGGGGCTAAGGCAGCTGCCATTGGACCCTGATATCGTTCTGATGCTCAAGGACGAAGTGAAGAATCGGTACCACAAGCATTTCATGATCTGCGAGGATCACCGGTGGCTTCTGCAAGGATGGAAAGGCCGGGTGCTCTATGCCCACTCCACATGGGCAGCGGGTGATCCTACTGGTTCTCTAGTGTGA